aagaaatttaatttaccattaggaatgacaataatgttggatatctattgtttagttttgcataattgatttagagagtgaaaatacataacttaagttttttttctctgtcatgtaattaatacttatttgtcgtacttattttagcatgacttaatatttttagattatcgtcattttctttatggcttgttaattagcaatatttattttaaccgattttattagcttttgttaaatattttaatacaatgtcatcactcttctcacattttgtgttattttcttaagaaacaccttaattatatagttgtatcttactaggactaaagaaatatttgaagtaaaagttatacgttttgtatcaagactatttcgaaaaaaaacccgaaaaacccgagaaaaccgaataacccgagaaaacccgaggttgaaaaatccgaattttattggtttggtttggtgtataaatttaaaaacccgatgcaattggtttggtttggtgtttaaaaaatccgaaccaacccggtccatgtacacccctacaaataggtgtaataaataaaatttaatataGTGAAGCAAATGAAAGAGATAGCTCAGTGGCTAAGGCTGTGCAACATGTGTGACAGTGCAGGTTCAAATCTGGGTGAGCTCATGTAACgcttattgttttcctaaaaataggctcaacaaaataattaaaagtgacaTTCGGATTCGATCCGGGGTGACATGTAAAGGAAGCAACAATTGCAACCAACGTGCCCCAAAGACAATTTCATTTGTTAGAgtgcacaattaaatatatactaatttatcaaggtatatatatacataatttttttcgAAGACTGGGAGTGCACGTGCACTCCCACCCACCCATTTGGGTCCGCCTCTGTACGTAACCTAATAGTGTGGTGACATGGTAAAATTTTGTCCGCACGTGAATTCATCTAtactattattactactactataaATTATAATTAGCGAATATATAGTTTTACTTTAATTTATCTCTTAATCATGATAAATTAGTATGATTTGATGTAAACATCGAATGCGAGTAAATTTTAACCCCGATAACATTCACCAACATCCGTGAACtagatcttttttctttttcttttttcctttttagtgAATATAGATGGTATTACATTACGCCAATGTAGAAAAGCTACTTTTCTTAGAAATTCTGAAATTAAAAGGAAACAAATGGGAAAAGACATAACTATTGGGACTCTTCCCGAATTGTTGTACCGCGTAAGATAAAAGCTTATATGATCACTCAACTTTGGGTAATTGGCCAtcatagtcactcaactttgttttgtCTTCCAAAAATTACTCAACTTTGTTTTGTCTTCcaaaaatcactcaactttgttttgtcttccgaaaatcactcaactttgggtAAGTGGCCTTTATAGTCACCCAACTTTGTTTTGTCttccaaaagtcactcaacttgtGGTAGTTGGCCTCCATAGTCATTTTAGCCGAAAATATAATTtctgatacatattatatatgaCGTGCaagttataatttttttaaaaaaatatcttaaaaaattaaaataaataattaaatttatttatttatttaggatCCAAGTCATCATAATTAGTGCATATAATACTAAGTAGAATATTATTCATCATTAATACATAACAATAATGAACTTAGACAATATATCTAAAGTAATATTGCAAggcataaataattttaaaaaatattctaAGAATATAAAATTCTATCAAATTAAACAAGTGAGCCAATGAACACAAAATAAATCATCACCTCTAAAATATTCAAAGAAAAGTTTCTTAATAAGAACTTGAGTGGGAGTGGTCCCTAATAAAAGAACCCAATATCTTGAATTTCTAATCAGACACATGTTTATTAGCTCACTTGTTTAATTTGATAGAATTTTATATTCTTAgaataattttcttttattatatGCCTTGCAATTCTACTTTAGATATGTTGTCTAAGttcattatttttatgtattaatGATGAATAATATTCTAAACTAGTATTATATGCATTAATTGTGATGAATTGGATCCTAAATAAATTTACTTATTTAAAAAAAGAAGTTATAACTGTCACGTCATTAAATATGTATCGAAAATTATATTTCAGGCTAAAATGAATATGGAGGCCAAGAACCCAAGGTTGAGTGACTATAGTGGAAAtacccaaagttgagtgactatagAGGCCAATTACCCAAAGTTGAATGACTTCTGGAAGACAAACAAAATTGAGTGACTATACATGTCACttacccaaagttgagtgacttttggaaGACAAAACAAAATTGAGTGACTATTGTGGCCAATTACACAAAGTTTGGTGGTCATATAAGCTTTTAACTCAGAATTATAAAAAGGTTTTCGCAGAAGAAACAAACGCTAGTTCTTTCTCAATCAAAGAGAAAAACTCTCTCAACTCTCTACTTCTTTGGAAGAACTTTTTAGGAAGATTCCTGAAGAAAAGTGAAAGCACACTTCTACCGTCGTTCGTTGGAGCGTCACTCTTTGTAATTAAGGTGTGTCTTAGACTATGAACTTCTCAACGTAGTTTGTGTTTATCAACATGAGATTACATTGATGATTAGTGAAACAAACTAATTAATGGAATCCTGGAGTGAAGAACAATGTGATCTTAATTGATTGTTGTTTTCCTTCACAGCTGAATAACGAGGAATATGAGTTGAAATAGCTCCATGCATACCACCAAGGGCACCTATGCGGTGTGAATCCAAAGTCGAGTCTAGAGAATTTTAAAAACTGGATGGTTAAATTCCATACTCATTCAACCATACCGGGTTGTGgccttttgaaaaaaaatatatatatgggagTGTGACTTGTCAATCCGCTCATCTGGCAGTATTTCGGTACTACCACCAAGAGTTTGGCGACATAAACTCAGCGAAAGTTAAAGTATGTTGACGGAATTTTGATCATTCCCTTATTTATCAGATGTTACAAATAGAGTTAAGCATCCAACTCCGCAGCACTTAGCTACAAGAAATTAACTTCGAGAACTTAGAGCTTGTCCGGCCAAATTTTAAAAATcagtttattttgaaaaaatatttcttAAGAGTAGCTGTTTATGTTTGAAACTTATGATTTATTGGGGAGATTTAACATCAAAAacagaaaatatggtaaaatgttACTCTACCACCACAATATGAGGTACTATTATCTCTGCTAGCAAAACAATAATTCCTCCTTAAAAGAGGAGTAACTAAATTCCAACATTATTTGCAGCCACGAAAAAGAACCTAACTCCAAAAGAAAGACAAGTAACAACACTTAAAAACTAGAAAATTAAACATAACTAAATCCCATCATAACTAAATTAAACACTCAAGATCACTGCACTTCATTTAGACTCGGGCAATGTCCCGAGCCAAGCAGGAGGCTGCATCCCAGTTTGCTCGTGCACAGTTTGAAGCAGAGGAGGCAACATGCGGTACACACTCGCAACATCCTTCAATCCGCTGCCACCTTCTCCATCGCATTCGCCATTCGCGCCTGACCAAATGCTAATCTTTGGTTGCATACCGTTCACTGCTTGAGCGTTGATTTTGGCGATGTCCTGATAGATACCGTTGTTGATCATCATGTAGTCTCTAAGAGCAGAGTAATTGTGATTCAGTTCCTTAAGAATGGATCCTAAGTAAGTCGCTTCTGCTTTTCCAATCGCTGCTACTCCTTCGGCTTCCTTCTGTTTTGCGTAGAGCTCGCTGTTTGTGTTCTGCTGGCGAGTATAGAGTTCAGCATCCGCGTTTGCTTTCTGTGCTTCTGCTTTCTTCTGGCTCTCGAATAGTCCAGCTTCCGCTTCTTTCTGCCGCCTGTATAATTGTGCGTTTGTCTCTTGAACCTGTTTTAATTAAGAGGGTTGATTCTTGATAGGTTAGAACCCAAAAATTAAAAGAATCATTGTGATTTAAGTGTTATTAACAAGCAATATTCTCAAAATAAAATAGAACTCTTATAACAGGCAATCTCAAATCTTGATAGGCTAGTTTACTACATGTCTGCCATCCTAGCCCAAAGAGTGTTCTTCCTAGGGTAATCGACATGTCGACATAATATGCTCTACAGAAATAGATTTTGTGGAAAATGAGTTATATCCGATTTTGATTGGTCTTTCACCCCTGGCCACAAGTCATCCCTTAATATATGAACTAAAATACTAGTTTTACATATAACTAGTACTCCATTTCAaaaagaatgaaggggaagcACTAGATCAAATTTCATTTTTGGTCTCGATCCGAAGTTTCGAACATCAATCTTGTCAAAAATAAAATTTAGATGATTAGAATTAGAAAAAAAAGGTACTATTCCTAGAATTATAACTCAATATGATTAATTTATTTTAACAATCTATGAAGAAGTTTTAGTCACAGAATCTAATTGGCTATCCAATTTTCTTTTGGTACATTATTGGCAAATATTAATATTAATAGTGTCATATAAGATAGAACAAAGAAAGTACTAACAAGTCCCGATTAAAAAAGGAATGTAATATTGAGGGTTACTGGCTTTCGCCACTACCAAGCAAATTTTATAGTAATGAAATTGAAGCAAAACTCTCTGTCAGCTACCAAAACAATCGCTATACTACATAAGGTACAATAATTACTGTAACAGCCATGCTTAGCAAATTAAAGGGGCTACGATAAAATTTGAAATCGAGTTAGTTTCTTCTAACCTTTTGATTATGTACAGTACAAGAATAAGGTTCTCCCTTTGTCTCATTATATGtgtcattttttctttttatgacacacacacacacacatatatatatatatatgtatatatatatatatatatatatatttactatattatataagagcaaatgtgaggatttttgtagtcctcacaataatttcccaattttttaaaaactttttaattaattacttttatgtcctaattttatttatttaattcaatttttttgtttttttgtttttaaagtctacttttcaaaagctatcgaaccgggggacttttgtagtcctcacaataatttttaaatttttttaaaactttttaattaattactgttaagtcctaatcttatttatttaaatcaatttttttgttttttgtttttaaagtctacttttcaaaagctatcgaacctcctacctcatttttcacgttctttgattttctgattggtgctcgatatccgcatttgagcccaattaatccagataattcgcactgcaTCGCTcctattcggggggagcgcttcctccaaagatttttttccatatccatgttcgaacccctaatccctaattaagagaggagcagtttCATCTGCTGCATAAGTTAAATTATGTaattgtcttaaaagttcattaactatgtatagattatttctttagaactaaataacttcagaaaattaggatacataagttataatgtcaaattctggttccaaatttgatttgaattaaataatttcatcaaaatggaagttaaaatattaaaggagtggaatgaaaattttgctttcatataactacccacttgtgggactacaatgggtatatggttgttgttgttgttgtacacttgtactaacacaaattatatttctttagttaaaatatctacttttatatcttgaatttgggcccgggcttagcacgggcctcacgtGGGCCTCACGTATATACATAAGAGTAAGCCCGGGCCCTCACGTATATACATAAGAGCTGATCCATGCTTTTTGTCGTCCTCACATATGGTTTGCTATAAGGCTGCTACACGTGGCAGTTTTTGGGAATCTCTTTTATCACTTATTAGatcactttttgggtcatttgcacttttaccCCGGCTTTGTGCTGGTTTTTAGCTTTACCCTTCAAATGGGCTTTTGACCCTATGAAATTGCTCCACGTGGATGCTACTTTTTCTTTTGTATTCTCATTTTTCCATCATTGATTTTCTTAACACAATTTACGTTGGCCTTTGTAAAAAGTGTAATTTTTTGTGGATTTCCTCTTATCTCTTACCCCAtcagtttcaatttatgtggtattattttatttttagtctattaaaaaaaaatatttttttataattaaaaataatttaacttgaatttttttttaccctaaatgaaataatttatagacACATAAATGTCTAAGGATTGttttaaatcataaatttcaaaaatcttcgtttatttcttaaactttgtgtcaagtcaaacggtACCACATAAATTAGACGGGGGAAATATTAGAGAAACAAATATTTCATTAATCACTTTGAAGAAATTCAAACTACCTTGAATTTTGATCATTGTATGATGTCATATTTTATTCGTATTCAATCAGTGAGATTCTCATGTAATTGATTTTTTCCTAGCTAATTTTTTAAATTGCAAAAGAAGATTTTGTGAAAATTTTTATCCAcaaaacttatcaacaacaaatgaTTAATCTACCAttagattaaattaattatgcagTAAAAAAATGTGACACAAGTaactatattttttttaattaaaattattatttcTCTATCATGAGTTTGGGCCCAGGCTAAGCACGGGCCTCATGAAactagtatatataataagtggCAATGAAAAAATTTTGTCGTCATTGGTTCCATTTGAACTATCTGGTTGTGGACTTAGTTAACCAAAAGGATATGCTTTTACAAAATACTCTTATAGCTTCTACACGTGTTGCCTTTTTCTTTCTATTCCCACTTTTTACATTGGTTGTCTTTATTTTAAGTCCACTCCACGGGCTACATGGCCCAATTTAATTGATACATTTAATCTaagataaataatttttatatgatCAAAAAGGTTTTAacagttccatttttttttcaaatttagccTTACTTTTTGATAAATGAATTTTTACATAACCAATAATACATATTAGATCgtttctattttttaattatggGTAATTTAGTAAATACACTTCTTACTCTTTAAGGGTAAGTAATTTCTTAAGGGTGTGCCCGAGCTAAAAACATCATATAATAGGGACCGGAGGAAATATTAGATTATCGTTTACATTCTTTGTCATCATACATTTTGATAAAATTTAGGCAACTTTGGAGCCACATTTTCATTTCAACTGGAACATTTATCAAATCTTATTAATATAATTTCTCTCTCTGccttttaatttatgtgacacttttcgtttCCCAAAAGTCAATTTGACCAACCTgtgaagctaaattgaattagatcaactTAATATTTTATATTAAAAGTTAATTATTAAAACTTACATAAAATTACTATAAATTACAATTTTAACTGAAAATTAATATTTGTTAGCATAAACTATATATGAAGAACTAAACTAATTCTTGAGGTTCATTTATTGATTTAGTTCATTTTCCTTAATTTTCGTTGAAAAATAAGCTCAAATCGCAGTGCATTTAACTAGCataaacaattattttatattttaagtttgggcccgggcttagcacgggccttctgtaactagtatatatatatatatatatatatatatatatatatatatatatatatatatatatatatatatatttagtgtAGTAATTAACAACTTCTTAATATATTATGCTCTTTAATTGTTATAGTGAGGTTATATATTGCAAGCCCTTTAATTTAACAAGCATGCATGTGACAATAATTAGTGTACCTTATGTATATTATCCTATAGGCAAACACAAGAAAACACTATAGTACTCCCTGTCTTCCTCCTTTTTAATTTATGAtagaaagacttttaaaatttatgatccaaaataaattatagtagatatttgtgtgattataacTCATTAAAGAAAAAAATGTAATTAAGAAGAAATGAAAAAAAGTATTACCTTAATGTCGTATTCAACATTAGCTTTGCTAAGAAGGTCAGCCTTAAGCTTAGCAGTCTGAGCAAATGCTTTCTTCTTCTCCACTTCCATTTGCAGCTCTGCTTCTCTTATCGCCACCGCCTTTTCGGCTTCCACCTCCGCCAGCCTGGCAGTTTGAGACCAGCCAGCTTTCTTTTTTGCCAACAGGGCATTCGCCTCAGCAACCTCAGCTTCTCTTTGCTTCTCAAATATTTCCACTTCAGTCCTTACTTTAACTTGTTCTTTTTTACTTTCTCCTTGCCTTTTCGTTGATATGATCACTGTCTCTGCATCAATCTTAGCCGCATTTTGCTTTGTTTCTCCATCTCTTAGTTTTGCTCCTATCTCTCCTTTCATCCTTGCCTCCGCTACATCAATCTTTCACATCATAAAGCAAAAATTATACTCCTATTTGATATATCATATTAAAATTTTATGATTAAGCAAtaaacaaattataagaaaacaaacaaaaaaattaaaacttggtAAGAGTTCGACGGGTGCTCAAATAAGAGCTGGCCGGTTGAAATATAATCTGTTGTTTAGCCTAATTTGATCAAGCCTATTTCAGCTCCACTAAGAGGTTGGCGAGTTGGGTTGTTTAGTCTATTTTGACCCAAACTCATTTCGGCATAAGTAACATTTGGCGCTCATTTAATAAGGAAAGTTACACATTTGGCCTCTCGCCAAAAATAGTTATAGTCGCTAGCCAAATATACAAACAAATATACATAATTATGTTTAAAGTATATATGtgaattatatatatttatttacagCTATTATTTTTTGTTGGCGGCAATACAGTGTATAAATCTCAATTTATGAATTCAACTCATTTTAACGCATCTAAATTTAGCCTAACCTGCCCATTTGACACAGTACTAGACTTACTACATATATAGTTACTTGTTTCAGGTTAATGTAAGAGGATTTACAACTCCCAAGTAATGTTACCTTGGCTTGGTTGGCGGCCTCCATCTGAGTCTTTTGGCCAAGGTAAGAGAAGTACTCATGGCCAGGGACATCTACAAGTTGTTTAACATTAGCATTATAGATATAAAGCCCAAATTGATTGAGTTCAAGTTGTACTTTCTCAAAAACTTCTTTCTTGAACTCTTTGGCTCCCTTGAAGATCTGTTCCATAGTCATCGAAGCAGCAAGAACACGAGTTTCTCCCTCGATAATTCCCTTTACCAGATCTTGGATATGGGTCGATTCCTTGTCACTATTGGATACAAGCTTAGCATACTTAATCAGGCTCTCATAGTTGTTCTCGTCCAGTACTTTTGGCCCAATTGTGAAAACCGCGGGAAGGCAAAAAGGGAGTTTTTCAGCACTCATAGCTTGTACCTGTTAGAAAAAAATGAAATCCAGAAAAGTTTGAGGTATGGGCATGACTTTTCTTAAAGAAGATATGGTACGTATATACTGATTGGGAACTTCAGGATACAAGAAGCAAAGTTCAGATAATAAACTATTCTTACGGTACCTGGAACGAGTAGTTCACCGGGGATATGTTAAGCCTAGTGCATTTTTGAAAGGGCAACACAAAGTGCTTCTTCTTCAGTAGTATTTCACTAATGCCTCTTCCCGTGATGGCAAGCATTTCCGATGGACGGGCGACTACATACTTTGGGAACCCCATGTAAGACTATAGATGACTATTTGTTAGGGAGAGTGATAAACTAAGACTATTGATTTTATGTTCATGCAATTAATTTTACGGTATATATAGAGAGAGTGggtaagcaaaataaaaaaaattatagaaaaatgGGAAATATTATAGGAAGGTGTGCTTACTAGGTAAGTACGAAAAAGGTGGAATGAAAGCTTCCACTCTGTTAGAGTTTTAAGGCCAAGGACTTTTTCACTGGACTTTGTAGATTTCTTAAGAGTTGACAATTCGTTAAATAAAAGGAATTTAAACTTATTTTAACTTGATTCTAACCTATTATCATTACGTAACTTAATAATTTGTTGTCTATAACAACCTAACAAATACATGACACGTGTGTTTACATGCATTATAATTGCTAAATTATAACTAATTAATGCATACTTTTACCTTAGTCTATCACTTAATCACGATAAATTAATATGTTTTGGTGTAAACACCAAAAGGTGTGGTGGATGGATATTTCCTTAGTCAAGGATTAGGTTCGAGCTTTGAAAATGAAGAAATCTTTAATACGAAGCATTTTTGTTTAATGGACACCTACGTTCCGAAAGAAATATATTTGCGGATCTCAGATACCGAATgattataccaaaaaaaaaaacatgcatatTAATAATACCAAATCAAGGCTGTGGttttatttttgtaaaaaaaaatataggaaCGACGAGTTTTCAATCCAATCATCTGATACTATTTCAGTACAACTATTAAGAGGTTTTTTGTGACATAATTTCTCCAAAGGTAAAGCACATTGACAATATTTTAATCGGGCCCCTATGTAGTAGATGTTGCATATTTTAACTCGGCAACAGTTAGTTACAAGAAATAATATTCGAGGACTTGGTCAGAACTCAGAAGGAATGTGAAGTAGAAGGTACAATCAAATACACATATTCCACTATAAATAGATATTTTCCATCTATACCTTATTTTTATGTGTGATTATTGTTGTATTTATTTTCCTTCTGGAGGTGTATTTATGCATTTTCCCCTAGAAATTTGTCGAAACTTCTTATATTTAGGATTTaacatttgaaaatcaagtaagattttatttatataatttttttttgttatttgaaTGGTGTAAACTTGCTATAAATCATTAATTTAATTCATGTGCAAATAAGATAACTGTAAATTTAAAGTCAATACCTGTAAATGAAAGAGGAGCTTATATTTCCCTATTGATTAATCTCTGGAACGGAAAAGATTCAAAAAAGTCTATACCATAATGCAAGAGGAGCTTCTAGGAAGGTGCATGATACAAACTTTTGAAGCGTTATGCCATACACAAATCGAAGCGACTTCACTATTAAGAAAGAAAGTTGAAAAGATTCTTAAATAAGCAAATCATATTAAATTATCTAATTATACAAGTGATTTGAAGAAATAATTATTATAATCTTGCCATTTAATTAAGTGATAATTTCAGATACAGTAGCTATGAATTGTTTTATCCTCAGATATCTGACATTGTTACTTCTAAAGAACTATGGGTTCTAACCATACGGCGATACAACATCAAATCAATCATAAAAACTTGTAATTTATACTTTCATGTGTAATTAATCAAAATTTTATTTTACTTATGTTGATATCACTTTACAGAATTGCACATGCACTACATGACTTGACATACACGTGCAACACACGTGCCGAGAATTATAATAGAGCAAATAATATCCATAAAATCGATTCATTCTGATCAATTCCACAGGTTGTTAAAGAAATTTAAGGAATCAAACATTACTTATTGAAAGACTAATTCACATCTATAAGAAACTAAAGTTGTTTAAGAATTCAAAATTGTAGAGTACATGACTTGCTATACACGTGCCGAGAATCTaatctatatttatatatttttaaaagcACGAAGCACCTTAGCGAAATGTCGTTCAACTTTTTTTTACCCTCTAAAAATAAATTACACGTCTAACTAAATTGTCATTTAATCATTTTTCTAATATATAGGATTTTAAAAtctatattttatttattaaattatttCCTTATATTTAGAACTTTGAAATCTATATTTTACTTTGATATTAGGTCCTAATATTTAGCACTTTAAATAAATTATGACTCTTTACAAACTAACTACTTTATTTGCGTGAAGACTCAATTTTTTTCATCAAAGCTTTTCAGCATGTCCCTTCCTCTCCAACAATCTAATATCTTTTTTTCTTGAACTGGTAAGCTTTAACGAAAAATTCAGTATATGAAGTATTATTTTGTTGGATTCATACAAATATTTTTGGTTTTACCGCTTCCTTATCAAGAATTCATAAGATTTTGTCAATACACATCTTGATTGATTCAATGTAAGTGCAAAGAAACTCCATAAACATGTTTCGATGAATTAGGTGTTAACAGTGAGGTAAAACTGCCAAAGAATGTTTGAATCCCAATATCTTTAATCAATAATTACATTAAGAGATAATTGAGTACTTTCATGTATAATTACATTTTGTCTTGAGATATTTGACATTGTTTCTTCTGAAGAACCTTAACTTCTAACCTTACGGCAATTCAACATTTATCACTCACAAAAAACttatactttatattttcatgttTAATTATTTACTCAAAATTTTATATTAATTAAGTTGATATTATTTTACAAAATTGTATACTATATGAGTTGGCATATATGTACAACGCACGTGTCAAAAATTATAATATAGAGCAAATAATTTCTATAAGATCGAGTTACTTGTTGGAACATTACCTATTGGAAGACTGATTCACAGTTATAAGAAACTAAAATTGTTTAGGAATATAAAATCGTATACTACAGCGTTGATATACATGTGCTGAGAATGTGAAGAAGAGTTGGAAGACTAATTCACAGTTATAAGAAACTAAAATTGTTTAGGAATATAAAATCGTATACTACAGCGTTGATATACATGTGCTGAGAATGTGAAGAAGAGTTGGAAGACTAATTCACAGTTATAAGAAACTAAAATTGTTTAGGAATATAAAATCGTATACTACAGAGTTGATATACACGTGCTGAGAATGTGAAGAAGAATAGGAAAAAATAGGGACAGTTGCATGAGCTGAATATTAGTAAAATCTGGTCCATTCATTTTTATGGCCACCATGTGTTAATAATCAGAGGCATTACTGGACAATACTGAAGGGAAGCCTACTGGAGGGGATCCCAATCCTGATCAAATGTACATATTCCACTGTAAAAAGATATTTTCCATCTCTAACTTGTTTTAATTATGTTTGATCTTTGATGTATTTATTCGCCTTTATATATAGTGTTAATTGATTATTTTCATAAATAAAAAGCTAGTTGCCTCGTGACCTTCAAAAGAAAGAAGCATATAAAAGAAAGAGTCCATTTATTCTTTCAACTAGTAAATTTAT
The nucleotide sequence above comes from Lycium barbarum isolate Lr01 chromosome 3, ASM1917538v2, whole genome shotgun sequence. Encoded proteins:
- the LOC132633053 gene encoding flotillin-like protein 3; translated protein: MGFPKYVVARPSEMLAITGRGISEILLKKKHFVLPFQKCTRLNISPVNYSFQVQAMSAEKLPFCLPAVFTIGPKVLDENNYESLIKYAKLVSNSDKESTHIQDLVKGIIEGETRVLAASMTMEQIFKGAKEFKKEVFEKVQLELNQFGLYIYNANVKQLVDVPGHEYFSYLGQKTQMEAANQAKIDVAEARMKGEIGAKLRDGETKQNAAKIDAETVIISTKRQGESKKEQVKVRTEVEIFEKQREAEVAEANALLAKKKAGWSQTARLAEVEAEKAVAIREAELQMEVEKKKAFAQTAKLKADLLSKANVEYDIKVQETNAQLYRRQKEAEAGLFESQKKAEAQKANADAELYTRQQNTNSELYAKQKEAEGVAAIGKAEATYLGSILKELNHNYSALRDYMMINNGIYQDIAKINAQAVNGMQPKISIWSGANGECDGEGGSGLKDVASVYRMLPPLLQTVHEQTGMQPPAWLGTLPESK